TCCATACGGTATGTTTCTACCAAATCGGGAGGAAAATCCGAAAGTTTGCCAATATTGATCCTTCCTGTGCCGATAATTTTCGACCCAACTTTCGCATAGAAGAGCATGGCCTTTTCATCCAACTCATCCTGTAAAAATTTGTTGGCATGATCAGCAGCCGCAAGTTTAAAGGCTATTTCCTCAGCATAAATTTGATACCGAAGACGGTAGATTTCTCTTTTTTCCTTGTCCGTTGTTGCCTTACTGATTATTATTTCTTCCTTTGGGGGCACAGCTGGGGACGGGAATACTACTGGAGCAATTTTTTCCATAAAATCACTTCTCCTCTACATAATATTGGGAAAATGTTATTTTCCATTACGTTCATAATACAATATCTGTAGAAATATGAAATATTTTGTCCGGTTGAATGATAAAAGTGTTAGACTTGAAAAACCCCGGAATTGGTTAAAACACAAAAAATAAGTTAAACCGGAGGAAATCTGCATGTATAAGGTATTGATCGTTGATGATGACGAGACGGTAAGGTATGTGCTTAGGCAATTGCAAGGGTGGAAACTATCCGGGTTTACGGTTGAAGATGAAGCTGGGAACGGTAAAGAGGCTTTAATAAAATTAGCGGCAAAAAACTTTGATTTGGTGATTACCGATATTAGAATGCCTGGTATGGACGGGCTCAGACTGGTAAGTGAAATTAAGGCGAAAAACTTAGATGCTTGTTTGATATTGCTCAGTACATTTAATGATTTTGAATATGCGCAGCAAGGCATCCGTCTTGGGGTATTTGACTATATGATCAAACCGGTGGGGGATGATGCCTTAATGGAAGCTTTGGAACGGGTTAAGAGGCATTTGAATGAAAAAAGGCTGCAGGAAGATAACCTGGAATTTTATTACCCCGAGAGCCAGGAAGTAAAGCTCACTGATTTAGTGCTGGCAGGCAGCCGTGAAGCCATGGATGTGGCAACAAGTATTTGTTTGGAAATATTTAATTTGACAGATGGAAACCTGGTTAAGACGGGTATACTGCTGGAAAAAATGATCTTAAATTTAAGTAATGGAATGTATAAGGTTTTCCCCTATTTAGAAGCCTTTGAAAAGCCGGCTTTTAACGGTATTTTCATTAACACGGAATCTTTGGCGAAAGTGAATGGAAAGTTTTTAAGTTGTATCAAAATCATGCTGGAAATTATAAAAAAATATGAACT
This window of the Methylomusa anaerophila genome carries:
- a CDS encoding response regulator transcription factor translates to MYKVLIVDDDETVRYVLRQLQGWKLSGFTVEDEAGNGKEALIKLAAKNFDLVITDIRMPGMDGLRLVSEIKAKNLDACLILLSTFNDFEYAQQGIRLGVFDYMIKPVGDDALMEALERVKRHLNEKRLQEDNLEFYYPESQEVKLTDLVLAGSREAMDVATSICLEIFNLTDGNLVKTGILLEKMILNLSNGMYKVFPYLEAFEKPAFNGIFINTESLAKVNGKFLSCIKIMLEIIKKYELHHADSVVKKICTYVMTHVEEDIKLDDIAKEIYISGGYISKLFKEKTGSNFNDYVTKVKMEHAKYLLGTGKYKNYEISDKLAYSSPDYFCRLFKDYTGYTPFDFKKLREKTYNI